A single genomic interval of Terriglobus albidus harbors:
- a CDS encoding DmsC/YnfH family molybdoenzyme membrane anchor subunit: MALPLQERAMETDSAELVRLTLVEGGAAPSLVNALIPSRPLEAGEQYRFHFDMTKCIGCRSCEIACNEQNGNPADIKWRRVGELEGGIYPNVMRTYLSMGCNHCLTADCLRGCPVDAYSKDPITGIVLHSAEACIGCQYCVWNCPYSVPQFNPERGVVGKCDMCRERLLDNREPACVNACPENAIQIEIVNKNEWTADHSLADSPGMPPSGQTVSTTRITLPEKSSVTWLDRVDTGSIALEHAHPSLVVMTSAMQAAFGLLCGLLLDRNLGAVSLSLLLLVTVIAINISIFHLGRPAYAWRALKMWRRSWLSREVLCFTLFLVALTVSTGVAWASLLRPALERAVTPLALVAAVIGLAGTLASARIYLVKARPAWNMLHTPLDFVLSAFLMAGPVMAVMQAPAVWLATRLHAVGMAVALPHVAPHPRAVALAAILWIANQIVRIARLRGSTNFERHASYNHLRGEQLWWKVALSWICAIQAVLFLLAPMPWLSLAAASAAVLLNRYLFFVSVVPLSMGLTFLNNGSHGRATT, translated from the coding sequence GTGGCATTGCCGCTTCAAGAACGAGCGATGGAGACCGACAGCGCTGAGCTGGTACGGCTCACCCTGGTTGAGGGTGGAGCCGCACCCTCGCTGGTAAATGCGCTGATTCCATCGCGGCCGCTCGAGGCTGGAGAGCAGTACCGCTTCCACTTCGATATGACGAAGTGCATCGGCTGCCGCTCGTGTGAGATTGCCTGCAATGAGCAGAATGGCAATCCGGCCGACATCAAGTGGCGCCGCGTTGGCGAGCTGGAAGGCGGTATCTATCCCAATGTGATGCGCACCTATCTCTCGATGGGTTGCAACCACTGTCTCACCGCCGATTGCCTGCGCGGATGTCCTGTCGATGCCTACAGTAAAGATCCGATTACGGGGATCGTGCTGCACTCTGCCGAAGCCTGCATCGGCTGCCAGTACTGTGTGTGGAACTGCCCTTACAGCGTGCCGCAGTTCAATCCGGAGCGCGGCGTCGTTGGTAAATGCGACATGTGCCGCGAGCGCCTGCTCGATAATCGCGAGCCTGCATGCGTCAATGCATGTCCGGAGAACGCGATCCAGATCGAGATCGTGAACAAGAACGAGTGGACGGCGGACCACTCCCTCGCCGATTCGCCGGGTATGCCTCCTTCCGGCCAGACAGTCTCCACCACGCGCATCACCCTGCCTGAGAAGAGCTCCGTTACCTGGCTGGATCGTGTCGATACCGGTTCTATCGCGCTCGAACATGCGCATCCTTCTCTTGTTGTGATGACCTCTGCCATGCAGGCAGCGTTTGGTCTGCTCTGCGGTCTATTGCTGGACCGCAACCTCGGAGCGGTAAGTCTGTCGCTGCTGTTACTGGTTACCGTCATCGCGATCAATATCTCCATCTTCCATCTCGGACGGCCTGCCTATGCCTGGCGCGCTCTGAAGATGTGGAGGCGTTCGTGGCTGAGCCGTGAGGTTCTCTGCTTCACGCTCTTCCTGGTGGCGCTGACGGTATCCACCGGTGTTGCATGGGCATCGCTGCTGCGACCTGCGCTGGAACGCGCGGTAACTCCGCTGGCGCTTGTAGCAGCCGTGATCGGACTTGCAGGCACGCTCGCCAGTGCCCGTATCTACCTGGTGAAGGCGCGCCCGGCCTGGAACATGCTGCACACGCCACTCGACTTCGTACTTTCGGCCTTCCTGATGGCTGGGCCGGTGATGGCGGTGATGCAGGCGCCTGCGGTTTGGCTGGCAACGCGGCTGCACGCAGTTGGTATGGCGGTAGCTCTTCCTCATGTTGCGCCGCATCCCCGGGCTGTGGCGTTGGCTGCCATCCTCTGGATTGCGAACCAGATTGTTCGCATTGCCAGGCTGCGTGGTTCCACAAACTTTGAACGCCACGCCAGCTACAACCATCTGCGCGGCGAACAGCTCTGGTGGAAGGTAGCGCTCTCCTGGATCTGCGCTATCCAGGCCGTGCTCTTCCTTCTGGCGCCGATGCCCTGGCTCTCGCTCGCCGCGGCTTCTGCGGCCGTGCTTCTCAACCGCTATCTCTTCTTCGTCTCGGTGGTTCCGCTCAGCATGGGATTGACCTTCCTCAACAATGGGTCTCATGGAAGGGCGACGACATGA
- a CDS encoding molybdopterin oxidoreductase family protein, protein MKKRVTQYANAVAEDRVRMQPLTFFQRMQRWLGFDIARTQYRYGKDARFGYISESRIADTWTKTTCGYCSVGCGMLVGTRNGRPVAARGNPDHPVNLGKLCPKGLSEHLMIEAAGRATTPMLRRGGRGTPLEPISWDKALEVMVTRIGSIQERFGNDSLGVISTGQLVTEEFYTLGKLVQLGFRSRNYDGNTTLCMASAVSGYKLSFGSDGPPGSYADMETADVVLLIGANIADNHPILCNRLRKKPGQMLIVVDPRVTKTAMMADLHLPVKPRSDIALVNGIAHILLRDGLVDREYIREHVEGLDEFVSFVADYTPEAVSATTGLTIETIEKVARLYGEAKSAFIGWTMGVNHSTQGAHTVAAINNLAMITGNIGRTGSAPFSITGQCNAMGSRESSFTSALPGYRKFDNPEDRKALAALWKIEEEELPTARGLAYPDIIEAAVKEQVKAIWIIATNPVVSFPNLNLLKHAFETTEFVVVQDGFYPTPTMDYADLVLPAAIWGEKEGTYTNSERRISKVNAFAVPPGEARSDFDIFLGLAERLGVKDRLFPGWSSTHDAWLEWQKVSAGRMCDYSQFTWQQIEDEGGKQWGGERLYGDGQFPRENGRALLHCVPCLPFVEQPNTEFDLILNTGRTVEHWHTRTKTGAVAMLDAMSPNAWLEMNPADAERLSLRQHDRVTVRSRRAYVRDVELRITGIVAPGQVFMPFHFAEQNSNLVTLGAFDPISREPNFKQCAVCVERSALK, encoded by the coding sequence ATGAAGAAGCGGGTGACACAATACGCCAATGCAGTCGCAGAAGACCGTGTCAGGATGCAGCCGCTCACGTTTTTCCAGCGGATGCAGCGCTGGCTGGGTTTCGATATCGCGCGCACGCAGTATCGCTATGGCAAAGATGCACGCTTCGGCTACATCTCTGAGTCGCGCATTGCGGATACCTGGACGAAGACGACCTGCGGCTACTGCTCCGTTGGTTGCGGCATGCTGGTCGGCACGCGCAACGGACGTCCCGTTGCCGCGCGCGGAAACCCTGACCATCCCGTCAATCTGGGTAAGCTCTGCCCCAAGGGGCTCAGTGAGCACCTGATGATCGAGGCTGCCGGCCGCGCCACTACGCCGATGCTGCGCCGCGGTGGGCGCGGCACTCCGCTGGAGCCGATCTCCTGGGACAAAGCCCTTGAGGTGATGGTGACGCGTATCGGGTCGATCCAGGAGCGTTTCGGCAATGACTCGCTGGGTGTGATCAGCACCGGCCAGCTGGTGACAGAGGAGTTTTATACCCTAGGCAAGCTGGTGCAGCTCGGCTTCCGCAGCCGCAACTACGACGGCAACACCACGCTGTGCATGGCCAGTGCGGTTTCAGGCTACAAGCTGAGCTTCGGTTCGGATGGACCTCCAGGGTCCTATGCCGATATGGAGACGGCGGATGTCGTGCTGCTGATTGGCGCGAACATTGCGGACAATCATCCTATCCTGTGCAACCGCCTGCGCAAGAAGCCCGGCCAGATGTTGATTGTTGTGGATCCGCGTGTCACCAAGACTGCGATGATGGCCGATCTTCATCTGCCGGTGAAGCCGCGTTCCGACATCGCGCTGGTCAACGGTATTGCGCATATCCTGCTGCGCGATGGCCTGGTCGACCGCGAGTACATCCGCGAGCACGTGGAAGGTCTGGATGAGTTCGTCAGCTTCGTCGCCGACTACACGCCGGAGGCGGTCAGCGCGACCACAGGGCTCACGATCGAGACCATCGAGAAGGTGGCTCGTCTGTACGGCGAGGCGAAGTCGGCTTTCATCGGCTGGACGATGGGTGTGAACCACTCCACTCAGGGCGCGCATACCGTCGCGGCGATCAACAACCTCGCGATGATTACCGGCAACATCGGCCGCACGGGCAGCGCTCCGTTTTCCATCACCGGCCAGTGCAATGCGATGGGGTCGCGCGAGAGCAGTTTCACCTCGGCTCTGCCCGGCTACCGGAAGTTCGATAACCCTGAAGATCGTAAGGCGCTCGCTGCTCTCTGGAAGATCGAGGAAGAGGAGCTGCCCACGGCGCGCGGGCTCGCGTATCCGGACATCATCGAGGCGGCCGTCAAAGAGCAGGTCAAAGCGATCTGGATCATTGCTACGAATCCCGTGGTCTCGTTCCCGAATCTGAATCTGCTCAAGCACGCCTTTGAGACCACGGAGTTCGTCGTGGTGCAGGATGGTTTCTATCCAACACCGACGATGGATTATGCCGACCTTGTTCTTCCCGCGGCCATCTGGGGTGAGAAGGAAGGGACGTATACCAACTCCGAGCGCCGGATAAGCAAAGTGAATGCCTTTGCCGTGCCGCCGGGCGAGGCGCGGTCTGACTTCGATATCTTCCTCGGGCTCGCCGAGCGGCTGGGTGTGAAGGACAGGCTCTTCCCGGGATGGAGCAGCACGCACGACGCATGGCTCGAGTGGCAGAAGGTCTCCGCCGGGCGCATGTGCGACTACAGCCAGTTCACCTGGCAGCAGATCGAAGACGAAGGCGGCAAGCAGTGGGGCGGCGAGCGGCTCTACGGTGATGGCCAGTTCCCTCGCGAGAACGGCCGCGCTCTACTGCACTGTGTTCCGTGCCTACCCTTCGTGGAGCAGCCGAACACCGAATTCGATTTGATTCTGAACACCGGACGCACCGTTGAGCACTGGCACACGCGCACCAAAACCGGCGCTGTTGCCATGCTCGACGCCATGTCTCCCAATGCATGGCTTGAGATGAATCCGGCCGATGCTGAGCGGCTTTCGCTGCGCCAGCATGATCGTGTCACGGTGCGCTCCAGGCGTGCCTATGTTCGCGACGTTGAGTTGCGCATTACCGGGATTGTCGCTCCCGGACAGGTCTTCATGCCGTTCCACTTTGCTGAGCAGAATTCCAACCTCGTGACTCTGGGAGCTTTTGACCCTATCAGCCGCGAGCCCAACTTCAAGCAGTGCGCCGTCTGTGTTGAGCGTTCCGCTCTGAAATAA
- a CDS encoding nitrate/nitrite transporter, which yields MANVKHFLKSGHPATLFASFLYFDFTFAVWVLNGAMGPFITEQFHLSPAQVGLMVSLPTMAGALMRFPLGVLSQYIGRKSAAIVEMSCIILALLYGYFFVHTFSNVLAMGVLLGTAGASFGVALSLGAGWFPKQYKGLAMGIAGAGNSGTAVAAFFAPRLAKAFGWSHVYGFAALFMLLPLIVMIIFAKEPPDSEHQTLRQHLKCLVERDGWYFNLIYIITFGGFLGLATFLPSLFVAQFHIPKTQAGTLTMCATLLGSMTRVVGGWFADRVGGVTTLSVVFLVAIAGIFGLVTSPSLVVTTVLFMLCFAALGAGNGATFQLVPLRWPLATAVAGSMVGEIGALGGSILPNVLGQSKQHTGSFAAGFAAYAVFALFVLVMLRIVSRKWTRTWVGEGGRALAPAAATSLDAESQEEALAV from the coding sequence ATGGCCAACGTAAAGCACTTTCTCAAATCCGGTCATCCAGCGACGCTTTTCGCATCGTTCCTCTACTTCGACTTCACCTTTGCTGTCTGGGTGTTGAACGGAGCAATGGGACCTTTCATCACCGAGCAGTTCCACCTCTCGCCGGCGCAGGTCGGCCTGATGGTCTCGCTTCCTACCATGGCAGGCGCTCTCATGCGCTTTCCACTCGGCGTACTGAGCCAGTACATCGGCCGTAAGAGCGCGGCGATCGTCGAGATGAGCTGCATTATCCTGGCGCTGCTCTACGGCTACTTCTTCGTGCACACGTTCTCCAACGTGCTGGCCATGGGCGTTCTGCTGGGCACGGCTGGCGCAAGCTTCGGCGTGGCGCTCTCACTCGGCGCGGGCTGGTTCCCCAAACAGTACAAGGGGCTGGCGATGGGAATCGCGGGCGCCGGTAACAGTGGCACGGCCGTCGCAGCCTTCTTCGCTCCGCGCCTGGCGAAGGCCTTCGGCTGGTCGCACGTCTACGGCTTCGCGGCGCTGTTCATGCTGCTTCCGCTGATCGTGATGATCATCTTCGCCAAGGAACCGCCTGACAGCGAACATCAGACACTGCGCCAGCACCTCAAGTGCCTGGTGGAGCGTGATGGCTGGTACTTCAATCTCATCTACATCATTACCTTCGGCGGCTTCCTCGGTCTCGCAACCTTCCTGCCCTCGCTCTTCGTCGCGCAGTTCCACATTCCTAAGACGCAGGCCGGAACGCTGACCATGTGTGCCACGCTACTGGGCAGCATGACCCGTGTTGTGGGTGGATGGTTTGCTGACCGTGTCGGCGGCGTTACAACGCTGAGCGTCGTCTTCCTGGTCGCTATTGCCGGTATCTTCGGTCTGGTGACCTCGCCATCCCTGGTCGTGACGACGGTGCTCTTCATGCTCTGCTTCGCCGCGCTTGGCGCCGGTAACGGAGCGACCTTCCAGCTTGTTCCACTGCGCTGGCCTCTGGCGACTGCTGTCGCCGGCAGCATGGTGGGAGAGATCGGCGCACTGGGCGGCTCCATTCTGCCCAACGTGCTTGGACAGTCCAAACAGCACACCGGCTCGTTCGCAGCAGGCTTCGCGGCTTACGCCGTCTTTGCACTCTTCGTGCTGGTGATGCTGCGCATCGTTTCACGGAAGTGGACGCGTACCTGGGTCGGAGAAGGCGGCAGGGCCCTTGCGCCTGCCGCAGCTACTTCCCTCGACGCGGAAAGCCAGGAGGAAGCGCTCGCCGTATAG
- a CDS encoding alginate export family protein has translation MKSALFAFISVASVAASFAQSPAAPPSSAVNVTAILRERSNVTQWFAATPTSERYAHQDSLLRLGITQRIRQWDYQLEIGQSAELALPTDAVSPVAAQGQLGLGGTYYAANNNNSNPAAASLRQGFLRYHFQKEPDTLRVGRFEFFDGQEIVPKNNTLLWIQTNRVGHRLIGNFGFSNGQRSFDGIEGKLGGKSWNLTAMGGRATQGVFNMNANPELNVDVQYLAYTHVLAKQRVIVRAFGLGYHDGRTGLTKTDNRSAAARALDHKNIRIGTFGGNLLAAVPAGHTTVDFLLWGAGQVGSWGVQDHSAGAIAVEGGVRFDKVKTTPWVRGGYLRSTGDNNATDNKHNTFFQVLPTPRIYARFPFYNSMNSTDSFVQLVDKPSKRVDLRSDLHFLKLTSASDFWYQGGGAFDNKVFGYTGRPANNHNSFSSLYDISADITLTKQLSLGTYYAHAFGKSVVSAIYPTEGGANYGYFELNYRLQKVLGGHSH, from the coding sequence GTGAAATCCGCTCTCTTCGCCTTCATTTCGGTGGCATCTGTTGCGGCTTCGTTTGCGCAGTCCCCAGCCGCTCCTCCATCGTCTGCCGTGAATGTCACCGCTATCCTGCGTGAGCGTAGCAACGTCACGCAGTGGTTTGCCGCGACACCAACCTCGGAACGCTACGCCCACCAGGACTCATTGCTGCGGCTTGGCATCACGCAGCGCATTCGCCAGTGGGACTATCAACTCGAGATCGGTCAAAGCGCTGAGCTGGCGCTGCCAACCGATGCGGTTTCTCCAGTCGCCGCGCAGGGCCAGCTTGGCCTGGGCGGCACCTACTATGCCGCGAACAACAACAATAGCAATCCGGCCGCCGCTTCGCTCCGGCAGGGCTTCCTGCGTTATCACTTCCAGAAAGAGCCGGACACCTTGCGCGTAGGCCGCTTCGAGTTCTTTGACGGACAGGAGATCGTTCCCAAGAACAACACGCTGCTCTGGATACAGACCAACCGTGTCGGCCATCGCCTGATAGGCAACTTCGGCTTCTCGAATGGACAGCGCTCCTTCGATGGTATTGAAGGGAAGCTCGGCGGCAAGAGCTGGAACCTGACCGCAATGGGCGGCCGCGCGACGCAGGGTGTCTTCAACATGAATGCCAACCCCGAGTTGAACGTTGATGTGCAGTACCTGGCTTATACGCATGTGCTGGCGAAGCAGCGCGTGATCGTTCGCGCTTTCGGTCTCGGCTATCATGACGGCCGTACCGGGCTGACCAAGACGGATAATCGCAGCGCTGCAGCACGCGCGCTCGATCACAAGAACATCCGCATTGGAACCTTCGGCGGCAATCTGCTGGCAGCGGTGCCTGCGGGCCATACCACAGTCGACTTCCTGCTGTGGGGCGCCGGCCAGGTCGGTTCCTGGGGAGTGCAGGATCACTCCGCAGGAGCGATCGCAGTAGAGGGCGGCGTGCGCTTCGATAAGGTCAAGACGACACCGTGGGTTCGTGGCGGCTATCTGCGCTCCACCGGTGACAACAATGCGACGGATAACAAGCACAACACCTTCTTCCAGGTCTTGCCCACGCCGCGTATCTATGCGCGCTTCCCGTTCTACAACTCGATGAACTCCACCGATTCCTTCGTGCAGCTTGTCGATAAGCCCAGCAAGAGAGTGGATCTACGTTCCGATCTTCACTTCCTCAAGCTCACCTCGGCCTCGGATTTCTGGTACCAGGGGGGCGGGGCCTTCGATAACAAGGTCTTCGGTTATACGGGACGGCCGGCGAATAACCACAATAGCTTCAGCTCGCTGTATGACATCAGTGCCGACATTACGCTGACTAAGCAGTTGTCGCTGGGAACGTATTACGCGCATGCCTTCGGGAAGTCGGTTGTCAGTGCGATCTATCCGACGGAAGGCGGCGCGAACTACGGATACTTTGAGCTGAACTATCGCTTGCAGAAGGTCCTGGGCGGTCATAGCCACTAG
- a CDS encoding response regulator: protein MSEFATRIKSTEEAADKIRLLMVDDHPVVRFGLAALLGLQPDLEVIDCCPDGDAALAVLQAIPVDIVLVDLRMPGLSGIETIRKIHQTSPQARPIILSSFEYDEEIYEAVNAGAFGYLHKDAPAEEILRAIRQVHTGHQAFPRRIAERLSNRQMTAGLSSREREILELVAKGLTNKEVANALRISQFTVRNHLNHIAAKLEVSDRTEAIFVAIQTGLIKVP from the coding sequence ATGAGTGAGTTTGCTACACGTATCAAGTCGACAGAAGAAGCCGCAGACAAGATCCGTCTGCTGATGGTGGACGATCATCCAGTCGTTCGCTTCGGCCTTGCCGCGCTGCTTGGACTGCAACCGGACCTGGAGGTTATAGATTGCTGCCCTGATGGAGACGCCGCACTTGCGGTGCTGCAGGCGATACCCGTCGATATCGTCCTGGTAGATCTGCGTATGCCTGGCCTCTCAGGCATTGAGACCATTCGCAAGATACACCAGACCTCGCCACAAGCCCGGCCAATCATTCTTTCCAGCTTTGAGTACGACGAAGAGATCTATGAAGCAGTCAATGCCGGCGCCTTTGGATACCTGCACAAGGACGCGCCGGCCGAAGAGATTCTGCGTGCGATTCGCCAGGTCCATACAGGCCACCAGGCCTTTCCCCGGCGGATTGCGGAGCGCTTGTCGAACCGGCAGATGACCGCAGGACTCAGCTCCCGGGAACGGGAGATTCTGGAACTCGTCGCAAAAGGCCTTACAAACAAAGAAGTTGCCAACGCGCTCCGCATCAGCCAGTTCACAGTAAGAAACCATCTGAATCACATCGCTGCCAAGCTCGAAGTCAGCGATCGTACCGAAGCGATCTTCGTCGCCATTCAAACCGGCCTGATCAAGGTCCCGTAG
- a CDS encoding sensor histidine kinase, translating into MKLRRRHAVWLLLATAAVLLISAAFFVQTDPQSKYLPGENELSRADAWRPRGGTWSGGNPVVNTSEERGAKLISRAGPFADIKLEADVQIAEPFGDAGLLLRTSDEEEGVDAYHGYYLSVRPVDATWEFGRADFGWRPLIRKAVPRAQTAAGWFHLQIVAVGCRYAISVTFPQAPFSGPTSTPVPVTSSAIIDQPGCLTKGHFGLRSQHTSAQWKNIRVRHASTKDLIATTPLNGQPDDEALSIPAPPLTRDVASTTAAFAAEANRHAFPPGASPIQSTLMSPGVYPNTTIQGTVIATLPLLDVQDDTGTLVVNPDSPVNVKLGDVIRAEGTLVSERFRIHLNDAKVRVLWSDVPIPPLAVNADELTGGTYRGRFIELEGTLISANTTSEGYQLLLRDRETTFSAVGSNNFHLEANSLRPGSRLRLQGTATSLSEFTHDLYPFIVVVNRIDVIAPPPWWSPEHIALAIAAVVALFLAAQFLLHRMQQWHLRAILKEREQLAYEMHDTLSQSFTGIAYQLEAANLERRGESHIRQHIQNALRMVHLSHREASRTIAALRPQFRDAAAILAALRASALRMSDGGTLEVTTQLRGKNRHLPIQIADALYRIGQEAISNAMQHAEAKCLEIGLSLTNRDVEFSVRDNGRGFTPKESTGTLGLSGMRARADRIKATLEIHSLPGKGTTILVKAQLRLAGSLLYRLRATLRPYPES; encoded by the coding sequence ATGAAGCTCCGTCGCAGGCACGCGGTGTGGCTGCTGTTGGCAACGGCAGCTGTGCTTCTTATAAGCGCTGCTTTCTTCGTGCAGACCGATCCACAGTCGAAATATCTTCCCGGTGAGAACGAGCTTTCGCGCGCGGATGCGTGGAGGCCCCGCGGTGGAACATGGTCCGGTGGGAACCCCGTCGTAAATACCTCGGAAGAGCGCGGCGCCAAACTGATCAGCCGCGCCGGACCCTTTGCCGATATCAAGCTGGAAGCCGACGTGCAAATCGCCGAGCCCTTCGGAGATGCCGGCCTGCTGCTCCGCACCAGCGATGAAGAAGAGGGAGTGGATGCCTATCATGGCTATTACCTCAGTGTGCGCCCGGTGGATGCGACGTGGGAGTTTGGCCGCGCCGACTTCGGCTGGCGGCCGCTTATCCGTAAAGCAGTTCCGCGGGCGCAAACCGCTGCCGGATGGTTTCATCTACAGATCGTTGCCGTGGGCTGCCGCTATGCGATCTCGGTAACCTTTCCGCAAGCCCCTTTTTCCGGGCCGACCTCAACACCTGTTCCTGTCACATCCTCAGCGATCATTGATCAACCGGGCTGTCTGACCAAAGGACACTTCGGCCTGCGATCGCAACACACCAGCGCACAATGGAAGAACATCCGTGTTAGGCATGCATCAACCAAGGACCTGATTGCGACAACTCCCCTCAACGGCCAGCCGGACGATGAAGCGCTTTCTATTCCGGCGCCGCCTCTTACGCGCGATGTCGCCAGTACAACCGCGGCATTTGCGGCAGAGGCCAACCGGCACGCCTTCCCTCCCGGCGCCAGCCCGATTCAGAGCACCCTGATGTCTCCTGGTGTCTACCCGAACACAACCATTCAGGGAACGGTCATCGCGACGCTGCCCCTGCTTGATGTGCAGGACGACACTGGAACCCTCGTCGTGAATCCCGACTCTCCGGTGAATGTGAAACTAGGCGATGTCATCCGGGCCGAGGGCACCCTGGTCTCGGAGCGATTCCGCATTCATCTGAACGATGCCAAGGTCCGCGTTCTGTGGTCGGATGTTCCCATCCCGCCTCTGGCAGTAAACGCGGACGAGTTAACCGGCGGCACTTACCGTGGACGATTCATCGAGCTGGAAGGGACCCTCATCTCAGCCAATACGACCAGCGAAGGCTATCAACTGTTGCTACGCGATCGCGAGACCACCTTCAGCGCGGTGGGCAGCAATAATTTTCATCTGGAGGCAAACAGCCTGCGACCGGGCAGCAGGTTGCGGCTGCAGGGAACGGCGACCTCGCTCTCTGAGTTCACCCACGACCTCTATCCCTTCATCGTAGTCGTAAACCGTATCGATGTGATTGCGCCTCCGCCGTGGTGGTCGCCCGAACATATCGCTCTCGCCATCGCCGCGGTCGTCGCTCTCTTTCTGGCAGCGCAGTTCCTGCTGCATCGCATGCAGCAATGGCATCTGCGCGCCATCCTGAAAGAACGGGAGCAGCTCGCCTACGAGATGCACGATACGCTCTCGCAAAGCTTTACCGGCATTGCCTATCAGCTTGAAGCCGCGAACCTGGAGCGGCGCGGTGAATCCCATATCCGCCAGCACATTCAGAACGCGCTGCGCATGGTGCACCTGAGCCATCGTGAAGCCAGCCGGACGATCGCTGCCCTGCGCCCCCAGTTCCGCGATGCGGCGGCGATTCTCGCGGCGCTGCGCGCCTCCGCCCTCCGGATGAGTGATGGTGGAACGCTCGAGGTAACGACACAGCTCCGCGGCAAGAACCGCCACCTTCCGATCCAGATCGCCGACGCACTGTACCGCATCGGACAGGAAGCTATCAGCAACGCAATGCAACATGCCGAAGCGAAATGTCTGGAGATCGGGCTGAGTCTTACAAACCGCGATGTTGAATTTTCTGTCCGCGACAACGGGCGTGGCTTTACACCGAAAGAGAGCACCGGGACGCTCGGCCTGTCTGGCATGCGCGCCCGCGCAGACCGCATCAAGGCAACGCTCGAGATTCATTCCCTACCCGGTAAGGGCACAACCATCCTGGTGAAAGCGCAGCTCCGACTTGCCGGAAGTCTTTTGTACCGGCTGCGCGCTACGCTCCGCCCCTATCCGGAGTCTTAA
- a CDS encoding substrate-binding domain-containing protein has translation MNVRRISCLLALVTLTALLAGCNRPQPVIGVVPRTTGTLLWEPLHLGIAETAHNSGLHIEWNGPADLSNVETQLNLFSRMQRDQLRGIIFAPEETLASRSVVLDAIKTNMPLVIVDDEVGPPAGPLLSYVSTDERAGASLAAKRIAQLLHGRGSIALIGVSPRSENGLRRQQYLEEDLAQIAPEIKVAVRVFGDANIPHQQQIAAEVLKRTPAVDLIVALTPFATRGAYYAKLASTPRSQVPVVGFDQDILFPVQTGDIDSVVVQNTREIGRIAFERMQQELAGKTPEGHTLVAPFLLTRETLTSPTITSLLAYEAYDWSSQ, from the coding sequence ATGAACGTTCGCCGCATCTCCTGCCTCCTGGCGCTGGTCACCCTGACCGCGCTGCTCGCAGGCTGCAATCGTCCGCAGCCCGTAATCGGTGTGGTGCCGCGAACAACGGGAACATTACTCTGGGAGCCGCTGCATCTCGGCATCGCGGAGACGGCACACAACAGCGGCCTGCATATCGAGTGGAACGGACCGGCAGACCTAAGTAACGTAGAAACCCAGCTCAATCTCTTCTCCCGCATGCAAAGGGATCAGCTCCGCGGCATCATCTTCGCACCGGAAGAGACACTTGCCAGCCGCAGTGTGGTCCTCGACGCGATCAAGACAAACATGCCTCTGGTCATCGTGGACGATGAGGTCGGCCCTCCTGCTGGTCCGCTTCTCTCCTATGTCTCCACCGATGAACGCGCAGGTGCATCGCTTGCAGCAAAGCGCATCGCGCAATTGCTGCACGGTCGCGGCTCCATCGCACTGATCGGCGTCAGCCCACGTTCTGAGAACGGCCTGCGACGTCAGCAGTACCTGGAAGAAGACCTGGCGCAGATTGCACCTGAGATCAAAGTCGCCGTGCGCGTCTTCGGTGACGCCAACATTCCACATCAGCAGCAGATCGCCGCTGAGGTTCTGAAGCGCACTCCTGCGGTTGACCTGATCGTCGCGCTCACCCCGTTTGCAACGCGCGGCGCCTACTACGCGAAGCTGGCAAGCACACCCAGGTCGCAGGTGCCGGTCGTCGGATTCGATCAGGACATCCTCTTCCCCGTGCAGACTGGCGATATCGATTCCGTCGTCGTACAGAACACACGCGAGATCGGCCGCATCGCCTTTGAGCGCATGCAGCAGGAACTGGCCGGAAAAACTCCAGAGGGACACACGCTGGTTGCTCCGTTTCTACTCACCCGTGAAACCCTCACCAGCCCAACCATCACCAGCCTGCTCGCGTATGAGGCCTACGACTGGAGCTCGCAATGA